In one Sphingomonas sanguinis genomic region, the following are encoded:
- a CDS encoding glutamate--cysteine ligase, with protein MSTKTASTAKGAIIESRDQLIASFARGEKSRDHWRIGTEHEKFVYALGDHHAPSYDEASGIRALLGELEQYGWQPVLEGGNVIALTGADGSISLEPAGQFELSGAPLDNLHQTCAETGRHLQQVKAAGDKLGVGFLGLGMWPDKTRAELPIMPKGRYAIMLRHMPRVGSLGLDMMLRTSTIQVNLDYASEADMVKKFRVGLALQPLATALFANSPFTEGKPNGMLSFRSHIWSDTDPARTGMLPFVFEDGFGYERYADYALDVPMYFVYRDGKYIDAAGLSFRDFLKGELSVLPGELPTIDDWNDHLSTAFPEVRLKTFLEMRGADGGPWNRICALPALWVGLLYDGGALDAAWDLVKGWSLDERQSLRDSVPELALDAPLPGGGRLRDIAGEVLDIAHAGLAARGRLNGAGDNETGFLDPLREIVRSGKVPAQVLLDRYHGEWNGDISRVYGEASF; from the coding sequence ATGAGCACCAAGACCGCGAGCACCGCCAAGGGCGCCATCATCGAGTCGCGCGATCAGCTGATCGCGAGCTTCGCGCGGGGAGAAAAATCCCGCGATCACTGGCGGATCGGGACCGAGCACGAGAAGTTCGTCTATGCGCTGGGCGACCATCACGCGCCCTCCTACGACGAGGCCTCGGGCATCCGCGCGCTGCTCGGCGAGCTGGAGCAATATGGCTGGCAGCCGGTCCTGGAAGGCGGCAACGTCATCGCGCTGACCGGCGCGGACGGATCGATCAGCCTGGAGCCTGCGGGCCAGTTCGAGCTGTCGGGCGCGCCGCTCGACAATCTGCACCAGACCTGTGCTGAGACGGGGCGTCACCTGCAACAGGTCAAGGCGGCGGGCGACAAGCTGGGCGTCGGTTTCCTGGGGCTGGGCATGTGGCCGGACAAGACCCGCGCCGAGCTGCCGATCATGCCCAAGGGTCGCTATGCGATCATGCTACGCCACATGCCGCGCGTCGGGTCGCTCGGCCTCGACATGATGCTGCGGACGTCGACGATCCAGGTGAACCTCGACTACGCGTCCGAGGCGGACATGGTGAAGAAGTTCCGCGTCGGCCTCGCGCTCCAGCCGCTGGCGACCGCCTTGTTCGCCAACTCGCCCTTTACCGAGGGCAAGCCCAACGGCATGCTGTCCTTCCGTAGCCATATCTGGTCCGACACCGACCCCGCGCGCACCGGCATGTTGCCCTTCGTGTTCGAGGACGGGTTCGGCTACGAGCGTTACGCCGACTATGCGCTCGATGTGCCGATGTACTTCGTCTACCGCGACGGCAAATATATCGATGCGGCGGGGCTGTCGTTTCGCGACTTCCTGAAGGGCGAGCTGTCGGTCCTGCCCGGCGAACTGCCGACGATCGACGACTGGAATGATCACCTCTCGACCGCCTTTCCCGAGGTGCGGCTGAAGACCTTCCTGGAGATGCGCGGGGCCGATGGCGGTCCGTGGAACCGCATCTGTGCGCTGCCCGCGCTCTGGGTCGGGTTGTTGTACGACGGCGGCGCGCTCGATGCGGCCTGGGATCTGGTCAAGGGCTGGTCGCTGGACGAGCGGCAGAGCTTGCGCGACTCGGTGCCCGAACTGGCACTGGATGCGCCGCTGCCGGGTGGCGGGCGTCTGCGTGACATCGCGGGCGAGGTGCTCGATATCGCGCATGCCGGGTTGGCGGCGCGCGGGCGGTTGAACGGGGCGGGGGATAACGAGACCGGCTTCCTCGATCCGCTGCGCGAGATCGTCCGCTCGGGCAAGGTGCCTGCGCAGGTGCTGCTCGACCGCTATCATGGTGAGTGGAATGGCGACATCTCGCGGGTTTATGGCGAGGCGAGTTTCTGA
- the trmB gene encoding tRNA (guanosine(46)-N7)-methyltransferase TrmB, whose product MNDPTTIRRLYGRRQGHKLRQGQAALVEEMLPTLSVPEEGPLDAMRLFGEDRPLQVEIGFGAGEHLAGQAEATPGTGFIGCEPFLNGVVGALGHIRDRELTNVRLHMGDALEVIERLPDASLSRVYLLHPDPWPKARHAKRRMMNHGPLDTIARKLKSGGEFRLGTDDPTYCHWSMMIMNGRDDFEWQARTPADFLTRPADWPETRYERKARRQGHEVWYFRYIRR is encoded by the coding sequence ATGAACGATCCGACGACGATCCGCCGCCTTTACGGTCGGCGCCAGGGCCATAAGCTGCGCCAAGGCCAGGCCGCGCTGGTCGAGGAGATGCTGCCGACGCTCAGCGTGCCCGAGGAAGGCCCGCTGGATGCCATGCGCCTGTTCGGCGAGGATCGGCCGCTTCAGGTCGAGATCGGCTTCGGCGCGGGCGAGCATCTGGCCGGACAGGCCGAGGCGACGCCGGGCACCGGCTTTATCGGCTGCGAGCCTTTCCTGAACGGCGTGGTCGGCGCGCTCGGTCATATCCGTGACCGCGAGTTGACCAATGTCCGCCTGCACATGGGCGACGCGCTGGAGGTGATCGAGCGGCTGCCCGATGCCAGCCTGAGCCGCGTGTACCTGCTCCACCCCGATCCCTGGCCCAAGGCCCGCCATGCCAAGCGGCGGATGATGAACCACGGCCCGCTCGACACCATCGCGCGCAAGCTGAAGTCGGGCGGCGAATTCCGCCTCGGCACCGATGACCCGACCTATTGCCACTGGTCGATGATGATCATGAACGGCCGGGACGATTTCGAATGGCAGGCGCGCACGCCCGCCGACTTCCTCACCCGCCCCGCCGACTGGCCCGAGACGCGCTACGAACGCAAGGCCCGCCGCCAGGGGCATGAGGTGTGGTATTTCCGGTATATCCGGCGGTAA
- a CDS encoding formate/nitrite transporter family protein, protein MDDDAPQPDGSQDEGKAQKAADAKDLHRAVREAGESELDRPAGALFWSGLAAGIAIHSSLIAEGALHAGLPDAPWRGLVAALGYPVGFLVVILGRMQLFTESTITAMLPLVTKPSVWALRRTLRLWAIVLVANLIGTALAAGMVAAGALGNAEIREAMVSVSARILELGGWDTFVNAIPAGFLIAVVAWILPNGRTQAFWIILAITYVISIAGFSHSIVGADEAFLLLFTGHADLARTVFGLLIPAILGNLVGGAGLFTLLAHGQVQGETRG, encoded by the coding sequence ATGGATGACGATGCTCCCCAACCCGATGGCTCGCAAGACGAGGGCAAGGCGCAAAAGGCCGCCGATGCCAAAGATCTCCACCGTGCGGTGCGCGAGGCGGGGGAGAGCGAGCTGGACCGGCCCGCCGGTGCGCTGTTCTGGTCGGGGCTGGCGGCGGGGATCGCGATCCACAGCTCGTTGATCGCCGAGGGCGCGCTGCACGCGGGGCTGCCCGACGCGCCGTGGCGCGGGCTGGTCGCCGCGCTCGGCTATCCGGTGGGGTTCCTGGTCGTCATTCTGGGGCGGATGCAGCTGTTCACCGAAAGCACGATCACCGCGATGCTGCCTTTGGTGACGAAGCCCTCGGTCTGGGCCCTCCGGCGAACTCTGCGACTCTGGGCCATCGTGCTGGTCGCCAATCTGATCGGCACCGCGCTGGCCGCCGGAATGGTGGCGGCGGGGGCCTTGGGCAATGCCGAGATACGCGAGGCAATGGTGTCGGTATCGGCGCGTATTCTGGAGCTGGGCGGATGGGATACGTTCGTGAATGCCATCCCCGCCGGGTTCCTGATCGCGGTCGTCGCCTGGATCCTGCCCAATGGCCGGACCCAGGCCTTCTGGATCATCCTGGCGATCACCTATGTCATTTCCATCGCGGGGTTCAGCCACTCGATCGTCGGCGCGGACGAGGCGTTCCTGCTGCTGTTCACCGGCCATGCCGATCTGGCGCGGACCGTGTTCGGCCTGCTGATCCCGGCGATCCTCGGCAATCTGGTCGGCGGCGCGGGACTGTTCACCCTGCTCGCCCACGGACAGGTGCAGGGCGAGACGCGGGGGTAG
- a CDS encoding prolyl hydroxylase family protein, with protein MTVQQPIAADSDAAFIASLITEDMLRGSERFPSPHVELWTMPGFLTPEECDVLMRAIDANKAPSRVAYGEPNARTSETCIFDATVRSSETCVLDDTAPVIQLLDLKLSLLLGIPPECGEPIQGQRYAVGQEFKLHHDYFEDHHPDTASNRHRCGNRTWTAMIYLNEPEEGGETGFAYLQHDFKPRQGMAVCWNNVGLDGKPNRYTLHQGKPVIRGDKYIITKWFRERAWLGPVGYVPPAAAPQRNAKAKVKRAIKGRR; from the coding sequence GTGACCGTTCAGCAACCGATCGCCGCCGACAGCGATGCCGCCTTCATCGCCTCGCTCATCACCGAGGACATGCTGCGGGGTTCGGAGCGTTTCCCCAGTCCGCATGTCGAATTGTGGACGATGCCCGGTTTCCTCACACCTGAGGAATGCGACGTTTTGATGCGCGCCATCGACGCCAACAAAGCGCCGTCTCGCGTCGCCTATGGCGAACCGAACGCGCGCACCAGCGAAACGTGCATTTTCGACGCGACAGTGCGCAGCAGCGAGACGTGCGTCCTAGACGACACTGCGCCTGTCATTCAGTTGCTCGACCTGAAGCTGTCCCTGTTGCTCGGAATACCTCCGGAGTGCGGCGAGCCGATTCAGGGGCAGCGCTATGCCGTTGGGCAGGAATTCAAGCTGCATCACGATTATTTCGAGGATCACCATCCCGATACGGCGAGCAATCGTCACCGTTGCGGCAACCGCACCTGGACGGCGATGATCTACCTCAACGAGCCGGAGGAGGGCGGCGAGACTGGCTTCGCCTATCTCCAGCACGACTTCAAACCGCGCCAGGGCATGGCGGTATGCTGGAACAATGTCGGCCTCGACGGCAAGCCCAACCGCTATACGCTGCATCAGGGCAAGCCGGTGATCCGGGGCGACAAATATATCATCACCAAGTGGTTCCGCGAACGCGCCTGGCTTGGTCCGGTCGGCTATGTCCCGCCCGCCGCGGCCCCGCAGCGCAACGCGAAAGCGAAGGTCAAGCGTGCCATCAAGGGCCGTCGCTAA
- a CDS encoding methyltransferase family protein, whose product MADSAPHSPRPPRPRSAVSRGVGLAGLAGSLGWIAYARWRHLDGPYAALLHLVCAGVPMLLWSVLVDKVHRHASTGIDWANPRPARETLDISLTKLAGLWATFGGIALIFATGRFYWQGIFAFAMWCLGWIAPVLFLLSIPYVIWLDRRLFEPKDGAWMLGAWLTGQPGVDRHAIYAHLRSWAVKAFFLPFMLGVVPGGFGMFVRTDLSVALHDPVALANGLITLMFLIDVAFATIGYMLTMRPLDAHIRSANPYAAAWAAALICYPPTILMGDNGPLNYRPGTAEWSYWFAGHPMVLAVTGTVLVALTAIYAWSTVAFGIRFSNLTHRGILTHGPYAVSRHPAYLSKNIFWWIATIPILSTGTWVDAARSTLLLGVVSGIYYWRARTEERHLSADPAYRDYYDWMERYGVVPRFFRWVLGR is encoded by the coding sequence ATGGCCGATTCCGCCCCGCACTCCCCGCGCCCGCCGCGTCCCCGCTCCGCCGTCAGCCGGGGTGTCGGGCTGGCCGGGCTGGCGGGTTCGCTGGGCTGGATCGCTTATGCCCGGTGGCGGCATCTCGACGGGCCTTATGCGGCGTTGCTGCATCTGGTCTGTGCGGGTGTGCCGATGCTGCTCTGGTCGGTGCTGGTCGACAAGGTGCATCGCCATGCCTCGACCGGGATCGACTGGGCGAATCCCCGTCCCGCCCGCGAGACGCTGGACATCAGCCTGACCAAGCTGGCCGGGCTGTGGGCGACATTCGGCGGGATCGCGCTGATCTTCGCGACGGGGCGCTTCTATTGGCAGGGGATTTTCGCCTTTGCGATGTGGTGTCTGGGCTGGATCGCGCCGGTGCTGTTCCTGCTGTCCATTCCCTATGTGATCTGGCTCGACCGGCGGCTGTTCGAACCGAAGGACGGCGCGTGGATGCTAGGCGCATGGCTGACTGGGCAGCCGGGCGTGGATCGGCACGCCATCTACGCGCATCTGCGATCCTGGGCGGTGAAGGCGTTCTTCCTGCCCTTCATGCTCGGCGTCGTGCCGGGCGGGTTCGGCATGTTCGTGCGGACCGACCTGAGCGTCGCGCTGCACGATCCGGTGGCGCTAGCCAATGGGCTGATCACACTGATGTTCCTGATCGACGTTGCCTTTGCGACGATCGGGTACATGCTGACCATGCGGCCGCTCGATGCGCATATCCGCTCGGCCAATCCTTATGCGGCGGCCTGGGCGGCGGCGCTGATCTGTTATCCGCCGACGATCCTGATGGGCGATAACGGGCCGCTCAACTATCGGCCGGGGACCGCCGAGTGGAGCTACTGGTTCGCGGGGCACCCGATGGTGCTGGCGGTGACGGGCACGGTGCTGGTCGCCCTGACCGCCATCTATGCCTGGTCGACCGTAGCGTTCGGCATCCGCTTTTCCAACCTGACGCACCGGGGCATCCTGACCCACGGGCCCTATGCGGTGTCGCGGCATCCGGCCTATCTGTCGAAGAACATTTTCTGGTGGATCGCGACGATCCCGATCCTGTCGACCGGGACCTGGGTGGACGCAGCCCGCAGCACGTTGCTGCTCGGGGTGGTCAGCGGAATCTATTACTGGCGGGCGCGGACCGAGGAGCGGCATCTGTCGGCCGATCCGGCGTATCGGGATTATTATGACTGGATGGAGCGGTATGGAGTGGTACCGCGATTCTTCAGATGGGTTTTGGGGCGGTAG